From uncultured Roseateles sp., the proteins below share one genomic window:
- the rpsF gene encoding 30S ribosomal protein S6 gives MRHYEIVLLIHPDQSEQVPAMLERYKTLITAGGGTVHRLEDWGRRQMAYLIQKLAKAHYLCLNIEVSKEVLAELETGFRFNDAVLRHLTVVKPKAETAPSIMMKAVEREEARKAPVSQEATA, from the coding sequence ATGCGTCATTACGAGATCGTTCTGCTGATCCATCCGGATCAAAGCGAACAAGTTCCGGCTATGCTGGAGCGTTACAAGACCCTGATCACCGCCGGTGGTGGCACGGTCCATCGTCTGGAAGACTGGGGCCGTCGTCAGATGGCTTACCTGATCCAGAAGCTGGCCAAGGCCCACTATCTGTGCCTGAACATCGAAGTCAGCAAGGAAGTCCTGGCTGAGCTCGAAACGGGTTTCCGCTTCAATGACGCCGTGCTGCGCCACCTGACGGTGGTCAAGCCCAAGGCCGAAACCGCTCCTTCGATCATGATGAAGGCGGTTGAGCGTGAAGAGGCCCGCAAGGCCCCGGTGTCGCAGGAAGCGACTGCCTGA
- the priB gene encoding primosomal replication protein N, giving the protein MNQLVLSAQLLERGAVRYTPAGLPVIDMCLKHESQVQEAGTPRKVSMELKAVVIGGLSQRVSALGIGESACFTGFLAAQRNGRGTVFHITALD; this is encoded by the coding sequence GTGAACCAGTTGGTTCTGAGTGCGCAGTTGCTGGAACGAGGCGCTGTGAGATACACACCCGCCGGTCTGCCCGTGATCGACATGTGCCTGAAGCACGAGTCGCAAGTCCAGGAAGCCGGCACCCCGCGCAAAGTCTCGATGGAGCTCAAAGCGGTGGTGATAGGGGGGTTGTCACAGCGGGTCAGCGCGCTGGGGATTGGGGAGTCGGCTTGTTTCACAGGCTTTCTCGCTGCCCAGCGCAACGGTCGCGGTACGGTGTTTCACATCACCGCCCTGGACTGA
- the rpsR gene encoding 30S ribosomal protein S18, giving the protein MAPPRGKGRFSKDRKPKRNTQSLLFRRKRFCRFTVTGVEQIDYKDIDTLRDFVGENGKITPARLTGTRAFFQRQLTVAIKRARFLAMLPYSDQHKV; this is encoded by the coding sequence ATGGCACCACCTCGTGGTAAAGGCCGGTTCTCCAAGGACCGCAAGCCCAAGCGCAATACCCAGTCGCTGCTGTTCCGCCGCAAGCGTTTCTGCCGCTTCACCGTCACTGGCGTCGAACAGATCGACTACAAGGACATCGACACCCTGCGCGACTTCGTCGGCGAAAACGGCAAGATCACGCCCGCTCGTCTGACCGGTACGCGTGCTTTCTTCCAGCGTCAGCTGACGGTTGCCATCAAGCGCGCGCGCTTCCTGGCCATGCTGCCGTACAGCGACCAGCACAAGGTCTGA
- the rplI gene encoding 50S ribosomal protein L9: protein MQIILLEKVANLGNLGDIVKVKDGYARNFLIPSRKARRATEVAIKEFEAKRVELEKAAAEKLAAAQALGESMAGKTVRVSQKAGVDGRLFGSVTNADIAEALVKLGFTIAKAQVRLPNGPLKTVGEHPVSVAPHTDVVVEVTVQVVAEAE, encoded by the coding sequence ATGCAAATCATTCTGCTTGAAAAGGTCGCGAACCTCGGCAACCTGGGCGATATCGTCAAGGTCAAGGACGGCTACGCACGCAACTTCCTGATCCCTTCGCGCAAGGCTCGCCGTGCGACCGAAGTGGCAATCAAGGAATTCGAAGCCAAGCGCGTCGAACTGGAAAAGGCTGCCGCTGAGAAGCTGGCCGCTGCCCAGGCTCTGGGCGAGTCCATGGCCGGCAAGACCGTGCGCGTCAGCCAAAAGGCTGGCGTGGACGGCCGTCTGTTCGGCTCGGTCACCAATGCCGACATCGCCGAAGCGCTGGTCAAGCTGGGCTTCACGATTGCCAAGGCTCAGGTTCGCCTGCCCAACGGCCCGCTGAAGACCGTGGGCGAGCACCCGGTCAGCGTCGCTCCGCACACCGATGTGGTGGTCGAAGTGACCGTGCAAGTGGTCGCCGAAGCCGAGTAA
- the dnaB gene encoding replicative DNA helicase: MSAVFSKSNFPGAEPRDDEVARLRVPPHSVEAEQSVLGGLLLDNSAWDRAGDLVTESDFYRYEHRTIFAAIGGLINGSKPADVVTVYEQLQSLGKADECGGLTYLNALAQSVPSAANLRRYAEIVRERAILRKLISASDEIATKAFNPQGTPVNTILDEAEAQIFRIGEEGTRTKQGFLSMDKLVIELLDRVNELAENGAEEVTGVRTGFYDLDRMTAGLQPGDLIVLAARPSMGKTAFAINIGENVAINEGLPVVIFSMEMGAAQLALRMVGSIGRIDQSHLRTGALRDDEWSRLAEAVDKLSKSSIFIDESPGLSPSEVRARARRQSRQCGKLGLIIIDYLQLMSGSGGNEENRATVIGEISRGLKALAKELKCPVIALSQLNRSVETRPDKRPMMSDLRESGAIEQDADIIMFIYRDEYYTKDECKEPGVAEIIIGKQRNGPVGTVKLTFLRPLTKFDNLAPGMASDGGPDY; this comes from the coding sequence ATGTCAGCCGTCTTCTCCAAAAGCAATTTCCCCGGCGCCGAGCCGCGTGATGACGAGGTGGCCCGCCTGCGCGTGCCGCCCCATTCGGTCGAGGCCGAGCAAAGCGTGCTGGGCGGGCTGTTGCTGGACAACTCGGCCTGGGACCGCGCCGGCGACCTGGTCACCGAATCCGACTTCTACCGCTACGAGCACCGCACGATCTTTGCCGCCATCGGCGGCCTGATCAATGGCAGCAAGCCGGCTGACGTGGTGACGGTCTACGAGCAGCTGCAAAGCCTGGGCAAGGCCGACGAGTGCGGCGGCCTGACCTATCTGAATGCCCTGGCGCAAAGCGTGCCCAGCGCGGCCAATCTGCGCCGCTATGCCGAAATCGTCCGCGAGCGGGCGATTCTGCGCAAGCTGATCTCGGCCAGCGACGAAATCGCCACCAAGGCCTTCAATCCGCAGGGCACTCCGGTCAACACCATTCTGGACGAGGCCGAGGCACAGATTTTCCGCATCGGCGAGGAGGGCACCCGCACCAAGCAGGGCTTTCTGAGCATGGACAAGCTGGTCATCGAGCTGCTCGACCGTGTCAATGAGCTGGCCGAGAACGGTGCCGAGGAAGTGACCGGCGTCAGAACCGGCTTCTACGACCTGGACCGCATGACCGCCGGCCTGCAGCCGGGCGACCTGATCGTGCTGGCCGCGCGCCCCTCGATGGGCAAGACGGCGTTCGCCATCAATATCGGCGAGAACGTGGCCATCAACGAGGGCCTGCCGGTCGTCATCTTCTCGATGGAAATGGGCGCCGCCCAGCTGGCCCTGCGTATGGTCGGTTCGATCGGCCGCATCGACCAGAGCCATCTGCGCACCGGCGCGCTGCGTGACGACGAATGGAGCCGCCTGGCCGAGGCGGTCGACAAGCTCAGCAAATCCAGCATCTTCATCGACGAGAGCCCGGGCCTGTCGCCGTCCGAGGTGCGGGCCCGTGCGCGCCGCCAGTCGCGCCAATGCGGCAAGCTGGGGCTGATCATCATCGACTACCTGCAGCTGATGAGCGGCAGTGGCGGCAACGAGGAGAACCGGGCCACCGTGATCGGCGAGATCTCGCGGGGCCTGAAGGCCCTGGCCAAGGAACTGAAGTGCCCGGTGATTGCGCTGTCGCAGCTGAACCGCTCGGTCGAAACACGGCCCGACAAGCGGCCGATGATGTCCGACTTGCGCGAATCGGGCGCCATCGAGCAGGACGCGGACATCATCATGTTCATCTACCGCGACGAGTACTACACCAAGGACGAGTGCAAGGAACCGGGCGTGGCCGAGATCATCATCGGCAAGCAGCGTAACGGCCCGGTGGGCACGGTCAAGCTGACCTTCCTGCGTCCGCTGACCAAGTTCGACAACCTGGCGCCTGGCATGGCCAGCGACGGCGGGCCGGACTACTGA
- a CDS encoding PA0069 family radical SAM protein → MSPDKKRFIPIAAVPDAEARADGRASVALPRKGRGTDWQIAHRFHSDEREGFDDGWGTLDQLADEEHLAPATQIIEEQAKRVVNTNSSPDIFFELSLNPYRGCEHGCIYCFARPTHSYLNLSPGLDFETRIVAKVNAAERLRSTLAGRGYQPHPICIGASTDAYQPAERKLGITRAVIEVLSEHHHPFSVISKSSGIERDLDLIVPMAERQLVAVYLSITSLDARLSRIMEPRAAAPARRLETMEKLARAGVPVGISVSPLIPFINEPELERVLEAGANAGARTAFSIPVRLPWEVNPLFQQWLEQHFPDRAARVMARIRDMRGGKDNDPNFGTRMKGSGLWAELMQQRMHKACARLGLNRHRFTMDLSQFKVPEAPRPGGAQAELF, encoded by the coding sequence ATGTCGCCCGACAAAAAACGCTTCATTCCGATTGCCGCCGTGCCCGACGCAGAGGCACGGGCCGACGGCCGCGCCAGCGTGGCGCTACCGCGCAAGGGCCGCGGCACGGACTGGCAGATCGCGCATCGCTTTCACAGCGACGAGCGCGAAGGCTTCGACGATGGCTGGGGCACGCTGGACCAGCTGGCTGACGAAGAGCATCTGGCGCCGGCCACGCAAATCATCGAAGAGCAGGCCAAGCGTGTTGTCAACACCAACAGCTCGCCCGACATCTTCTTCGAGCTCTCGCTGAACCCCTACCGCGGCTGCGAACACGGCTGCATCTATTGCTTTGCCCGGCCCACGCACAGCTATCTGAACCTGTCGCCGGGGCTGGACTTCGAGACCCGCATTGTCGCCAAGGTGAATGCCGCCGAGCGCCTGCGCAGCACGCTGGCCGGCAGGGGCTACCAGCCGCACCCGATCTGCATAGGCGCGTCCACCGACGCCTACCAGCCCGCGGAGCGCAAGCTGGGCATCACACGGGCCGTCATCGAGGTCTTGAGCGAACACCACCACCCGTTCTCGGTGATCAGCAAGTCGTCCGGCATCGAGCGTGACCTGGACCTGATCGTGCCCATGGCCGAGCGCCAGTTGGTGGCCGTCTATCTGTCCATCACCAGCCTGGATGCCAGGCTCAGCCGCATCATGGAGCCCCGTGCCGCCGCACCGGCGCGCCGGCTGGAGACGATGGAGAAGCTCGCGCGGGCCGGTGTGCCGGTGGGCATCAGCGTCTCGCCGCTGATTCCCTTCATCAACGAGCCGGAGCTGGAGCGTGTGCTGGAGGCCGGCGCCAATGCCGGTGCGCGCACGGCCTTCAGCATTCCGGTGCGCCTGCCCTGGGAGGTAAACCCGCTGTTCCAGCAGTGGCTGGAGCAGCATTTCCCGGACCGCGCGGCGCGGGTGATGGCGCGCATACGCGATATGCGGGGCGGCAAGGACAACGACCCGAACTTCGGCACGCGGATGAAGGGCTCGGGCCTGTGGGCCGAGCTGATGCAGCAGCGCATGCACAAGGCCTGCGCACGGCTGGGGCTGAATCGCCACCGCTTCACGATGGACCTGAGCCAGTTCAAGGTGCCCGAGGCACCTCGGCCGGGCGGTGCTCAGGCCGAGCTTTTCTAG
- a CDS encoding phosphatase PAP2 family protein: protein MSALERPFKRDLIVCGLLLLALLAWDGLGWDLALTRHFGSAEGFAWREHGFTSGLLHQGGRLFGWAVFAALVFNVWKPLPGLGGAKAMPRRLRLWWLLSTIFCLILIPVLKRLSLSSCPWDLQEFGGIAQYVSHWRWGVADGGPGRCFPSGHASAAFAFIGGYFALREQHGRLARAFLIAACSLGAVFGLAQMARGAHYPSHTMWTAWICWTSTLLLFHTSRRWWAGRGI, encoded by the coding sequence ATGAGCGCGCTTGAACGGCCCTTCAAGCGTGACCTGATTGTTTGCGGCCTGCTGCTGCTGGCCCTGCTGGCCTGGGACGGCCTGGGCTGGGATCTGGCGCTGACCCGCCATTTCGGCAGCGCCGAGGGCTTTGCCTGGCGCGAGCATGGCTTCACCAGTGGCCTGCTGCATCAGGGTGGGCGCCTGTTCGGCTGGGCGGTGTTCGCGGCCCTGGTGTTCAATGTCTGGAAACCCTTGCCCGGTCTGGGCGGCGCCAAGGCCATGCCGCGCCGCCTGCGCCTGTGGTGGCTGCTGAGCACGATCTTCTGCCTGATCCTGATCCCGGTGCTCAAGCGCCTGAGCCTCAGCAGCTGCCCCTGGGACCTGCAGGAGTTCGGCGGCATTGCCCAGTATGTGAGCCACTGGCGCTGGGGCGTGGCCGACGGCGGCCCGGGCCGCTGCTTCCCGTCCGGCCATGCCTCGGCCGCCTTTGCCTTCATCGGCGGCTATTTCGCGCTGCGCGAGCAGCACGGCCGGCTGGCCCGCGCCTTCCTGATCGCCGCCTGCAGCCTGGGCGCGGTGTTCGGCCTGGCCCAGATGGCACGCGGCGCCCACTACCCCAGCCATACGATGTGGACGGCCTGGATCTGCTGGACCAGCACCCTGCTGCTGTTCCACACCTCACGGCGCTGGTGGGCTGGCCGAGGAATCTAG
- a CDS encoding phosphoethanolamine--lipid A transferase has product MRSHSQTQTSPLFLAWLTALWLGTLCNWPLWKALLALPEINSLRGGLFLLAFAGMITGVLAAILSVAAWRRVIKPVAALLLISAAAGAHFMGTYGVVIDDTMIVNVLQTDARETRDLLSLRMLVSFVVLAGLPLLYLWRARVKSLGFGRQLLRNLGGVVLGLVLAVALALASFADLAATMRNHKSLRYLINPLNSYYALGMVAFKSSAKPKGPPQVVGADAKLVARPASAKPPLLLLVVGETARARNFSLNGYARPTNPELAKLDVLSFRDVTSCGTSTAASLPCMFSHLGREEYGKAKGLHQESLLDVLQRAGLAVLWLDNQSGCKGICERTPNAMASDPAPGAPALPAGLCDGEECLDGALLQGLDQRLAALPAERRAKGVVLVLHQMGSHGPAYYKRSPADRKPFQPECKTNVLQQCEPQQLINAYDNSIAYADHVLAQAIAWVKQRAPAYDAALWYMSDHGESLGENNLYLHGMPYAFAPREQTHIPMVLWLPEAGSAVAKSCMRGKLDQPLSHDNLFHSVLGLMGVQTSIYQRDRDFFASCKAQP; this is encoded by the coding sequence ATGCGTAGCCACTCCCAGACTCAAACGTCCCCGCTGTTCCTGGCCTGGTTGACCGCCCTTTGGTTGGGCACCCTGTGCAACTGGCCGCTGTGGAAGGCCCTGCTGGCCCTGCCGGAAATCAACAGCCTGCGCGGCGGGTTGTTCCTGCTGGCCTTTGCCGGCATGATCACCGGGGTGCTGGCGGCGATACTGAGCGTCGCCGCCTGGCGCCGGGTCATCAAGCCGGTGGCCGCTCTGTTGCTGATCAGCGCCGCCGCCGGCGCGCATTTCATGGGCACCTACGGCGTGGTCATCGACGACACGATGATCGTCAATGTGCTGCAGACCGATGCCCGTGAGACCCGCGACCTGCTGAGTCTGCGCATGCTCGTGAGCTTTGTCGTGCTGGCCGGCCTGCCGCTGCTCTACCTGTGGCGCGCGCGGGTCAAATCGCTGGGCTTTGGCAGGCAGCTGCTGCGCAATCTGGGCGGCGTGGTGCTGGGCCTGGTGCTGGCGGTGGCCCTGGCCCTGGCCAGCTTTGCCGACCTGGCGGCGACAATGCGCAACCACAAGTCGCTGCGCTATCTGATCAATCCGCTGAACAGCTATTACGCGCTGGGCATGGTGGCCTTCAAGAGCAGCGCCAAGCCCAAGGGCCCACCGCAGGTCGTAGGCGCCGATGCCAAGTTGGTGGCACGCCCGGCCTCGGCCAAACCGCCGCTGCTGCTGCTGGTGGTCGGCGAGACCGCACGGGCCAGGAACTTCTCGCTGAACGGCTATGCGCGCCCCACCAATCCGGAGCTGGCCAAGCTCGATGTGCTGAGCTTCCGAGACGTGACGTCCTGCGGCACCAGCACGGCGGCCTCCCTGCCCTGCATGTTCTCGCACCTGGGCCGGGAGGAGTATGGCAAGGCCAAGGGCCTGCACCAGGAAAGTCTGCTGGACGTGCTGCAGCGCGCCGGCCTGGCCGTGCTGTGGCTGGACAATCAATCGGGCTGCAAGGGCATTTGCGAACGCACGCCGAACGCCATGGCCAGCGACCCCGCCCCCGGTGCACCGGCCTTGCCAGCCGGACTGTGCGATGGCGAGGAATGCCTCGATGGCGCCCTGCTGCAAGGCCTCGATCAGCGCCTGGCCGCCCTGCCCGCCGAGCGCCGCGCCAAGGGCGTGGTGCTGGTGCTGCACCAGATGGGCAGCCATGGCCCGGCCTACTACAAGCGCTCGCCGGCCGATCGCAAACCGTTCCAGCCCGAGTGCAAGACCAATGTGCTGCAGCAGTGCGAGCCGCAGCAGCTGATCAATGCCTATGACAACTCGATCGCCTATGCCGACCATGTGCTGGCCCAGGCCATCGCCTGGGTCAAGCAGCGGGCGCCGGCCTACGACGCGGCGCTCTGGTACATGTCCGACCACGGCGAGTCGCTGGGCGAGAACAACCTCTATCTGCACGGCATGCCCTATGCCTTCGCGCCCCGCGAGCAGACCCATATCCCTATGGTGCTGTGGCTGCCCGAGGCGGGCAGCGCGGTGGCCAAGAGCTGCATGCGCGGCAAGCTCGACCAGCCGCTGTCGCATGACAATCTGTTCCACAGCGTGCTGGGCTTGATGGGTGTGCAGACCAGCATCTACCAGCGCGACCGCGACTTCTTTGCCAGTTGCAAGGCCCAACCATGA
- a CDS encoding response regulator produces the protein MLMLDTEIATASALVIDSNPTSRSVMSAQLRDLGVGLVKQVGKVTEARLILEHKQFEIVLCDYHFDGVEMSGQDLLDELRREQLLPYSTVFVMVTGEASYAKVAEAAEAALDGYLLKPYSATSLADRLSQARHRKKVLKGIFEALEKQDFELAAGLCVQRFEARDQYWLYAARIGAELLLRLERHGEARKLYDAVVEARTVPWARLGVARAHLAAGDTVAARRTLETLIGDIPGHADSYDVMGRVQMEQGEIGSALETYRLAAQLTPGCLLRQQHCGTLAFYMGHKDEALKMLERTVSAGLKSKLFDMLTMVLIALLRFDNKDSKGLLYAHETVRRALENDSDSLRLRRFEKVIAAMRLLLDRKLGDALELARELAKDVTLEDFDIEAASNLVALWTRLSQQEIQLDEMEAMMRQVGLRFCTSKSSTEILVSVTEKTEPAGSIIRSCQSEITAFAEQAMSHSMRGRPRLAVESLITRGTETRNAKLIELAGLVVKRHQERIENGADLLAQADELQRRFCQPSTGVVSKKRGGRSAGGMVLRA, from the coding sequence ATGCTGATGCTGGACACCGAGATCGCCACCGCCAGCGCGCTGGTGATAGACAGCAACCCGACCTCGCGCAGCGTGATGTCGGCCCAGCTGAGGGATCTGGGTGTGGGCCTGGTCAAGCAGGTCGGCAAGGTCACCGAGGCGCGGCTGATACTGGAGCACAAGCAGTTCGAGATCGTGCTGTGCGACTACCACTTCGACGGCGTCGAGATGTCGGGCCAGGACCTGCTGGACGAGTTGCGCCGCGAGCAGCTGCTGCCCTACTCCACCGTGTTCGTGATGGTCACCGGCGAGGCCTCCTACGCCAAGGTGGCCGAGGCGGCCGAGGCCGCACTCGACGGCTATCTGCTCAAACCCTATTCCGCCACCTCGCTGGCCGACCGCCTGAGTCAGGCCCGCCATCGCAAGAAGGTGCTGAAGGGCATTTTCGAAGCGCTGGAGAAGCAGGACTTCGAGCTGGCCGCCGGCCTGTGCGTGCAGCGCTTCGAGGCCCGTGACCAGTACTGGCTCTATGCCGCCCGCATCGGCGCCGAGCTGCTGCTGCGGCTGGAGCGACACGGCGAAGCGCGCAAGCTCTATGACGCGGTGGTCGAGGCCCGCACCGTGCCCTGGGCCCGGCTGGGCGTGGCCCGCGCCCATCTGGCGGCCGGCGACACGGTCGCCGCGCGCCGCACGCTGGAAACGCTGATCGGCGACATCCCCGGCCACGCCGACTCCTACGACGTGATGGGCCGGGTGCAGATGGAGCAGGGCGAGATCGGCAGCGCGCTGGAGACCTACCGCCTGGCCGCGCAGCTGACGCCCGGCTGCCTGCTGCGCCAGCAGCACTGCGGCACCCTGGCCTTCTACATGGGCCACAAGGACGAGGCGCTGAAGATGCTGGAGCGCACCGTCAGCGCCGGCCTGAAGTCCAAGCTGTTCGACATGCTGACGATGGTGCTGATCGCCCTGCTGCGCTTCGACAACAAGGACAGCAAGGGTCTGCTCTACGCCCACGAGACGGTGCGCCGGGCACTTGAGAACGATAGCGACTCGCTGCGCCTGCGCCGCTTCGAGAAGGTCATTGCCGCGATGCGCCTGCTGCTGGACCGCAAGCTCGGCGACGCACTGGAGCTGGCCCGAGAGCTGGCCAAGGATGTGACCCTGGAAGACTTCGACATCGAGGCGGCCAGCAATCTGGTGGCGCTGTGGACGCGGCTGTCGCAGCAGGAGATACAGCTCGACGAGATGGAGGCCATGATGCGCCAGGTGGGCCTGCGCTTTTGCACCTCCAAGTCCAGCACCGAGATCCTGGTGTCGGTGACCGAGAAGACCGAACCGGCCGGCAGCATCATCCGCAGCTGCCAGTCCGAGATCACCGCCTTTGCCGAGCAGGCGATGAGCCACTCGATGCGCGGCCGTCCGCGCCTGGCGGTGGAGTCGCTGATCACCCGCGGGACAGAGACGCGCAATGCCAAGCTGATCGAGCTGGCCGGTCTGGTCGTCAAGCGCCATCAGGAGCGCATCGAGAACGGCGCCGATCTGCTGGCCCAGGCCGACGAGCTGCAACGCCGGTTCTGCCAGCCCAGCACCGGCGTGGTCAGCAAGAAACGCGGCGGGCGCAGCGCGGGCGGCATGGTGTTGCGCGCCTGA
- the dnaJ gene encoding molecular chaperone DnaJ: MAKRDYYEVLGVAKTATDDEIKKAYRKLAMKHHPDRNQGEGAKASEEKFKEAKEAYEMLTDGQKRAAYDQYGHAGVDPNMGGRGAGPGGEGFGGFAEAFGDIFGDIFGGAGAAGARRGAGGQQVYRGSDLSYAMEISLEEAARGKETQIRVPTWESCETCSGTGAKPGTTAKGCGACNGSGTVHMRQGFFSVQQTCPHCHGTGKIIPDPCMTCNGQGKVKKSKTLEVKIPAGINEGMRIRSAGNGEPGVNGGPAGDLYIEIRIKQHEIFERDGDDLHCTVPISFTTAALGGSIEVPTLGGKAEIDLPESTQHGKTFRLRGKGIKGVRSSYPGDLYCHFSIETPVKLTEHQRKLLKELDKSLKDGGERHSPNAKSWTDKVKDLFK, encoded by the coding sequence ATGGCAAAGCGTGACTATTACGAAGTCCTCGGTGTTGCGAAAACCGCCACCGACGACGAGATCAAGAAGGCCTACCGCAAGCTGGCCATGAAGCACCACCCCGACCGCAATCAGGGTGAAGGCGCCAAGGCGTCGGAAGAGAAATTCAAGGAGGCCAAGGAGGCCTACGAGATGCTCACCGACGGCCAGAAGCGCGCGGCCTACGACCAGTACGGCCACGCCGGCGTCGATCCGAATATGGGCGGCCGCGGCGCCGGCCCCGGTGGCGAGGGCTTCGGCGGCTTTGCCGAGGCCTTTGGCGACATCTTCGGCGACATCTTCGGTGGCGCTGGTGCCGCCGGCGCGCGGCGCGGTGCCGGCGGCCAGCAGGTCTACCGCGGCAGCGACCTCAGCTACGCGATGGAGATCTCGCTGGAGGAAGCCGCGCGCGGCAAGGAAACACAGATCCGCGTGCCGACCTGGGAGAGCTGCGAGACCTGCAGTGGCACCGGCGCCAAGCCCGGCACCACGGCCAAGGGCTGCGGCGCCTGCAATGGCAGCGGCACCGTGCACATGCGCCAGGGCTTCTTCTCGGTGCAGCAGACCTGCCCGCACTGCCACGGCACCGGCAAGATCATCCCCGACCCCTGCATGACCTGCAACGGCCAGGGCAAGGTCAAGAAGAGCAAGACCCTGGAGGTCAAGATCCCGGCCGGCATCAACGAGGGCATGCGCATACGCTCGGCCGGCAATGGCGAGCCCGGCGTCAACGGCGGCCCCGCCGGTGATCTGTACATCGAGATCCGCATCAAGCAGCACGAGATCTTCGAGCGCGACGGCGACGATCTGCACTGCACGGTGCCCATCAGCTTCACCACCGCGGCGCTGGGCGGCAGCATCGAGGTGCCCACGCTGGGCGGCAAGGCCGAGATCGACCTGCCCGAGAGCACCCAGCACGGCAAGACCTTCCGCCTGCGCGGCAAGGGCATCAAGGGCGTGCGCTCGTCCTACCCCGGTGATCTGTACTGCCACTTCAGCATCGAGACCCCGGTCAAGCTGACCGAGCACCAGCGCAAGCTGCTCAAGGAGCTGGACAAGTCGCTGAAGGACGGCGGCGAGCGCCACTCGCCGAATGCCAAGAGCTGGACGGACAAGGTCAAGGACCTGTTCAAGTGA